The window AGACTGCTTATGATGTTTGAAGTTGCTGCAAGACCTCACATCTGAAGCATTCAGCAATTACAGCCACCCATTTGATGTCAGAAGACCAAATTCATGGGCTGAGCTGAGACTTCACTGACATATGCGAACAACTGCATCCGGTCTCTTATGCACTAGTCAGTGGAACAAGGACATGGTCCCTGTGCAAGTGGACTGATGAAGCTTTAGGAATGCGAGGCCAAGTTCCCGGTGCCATGTTGCTGCTCAATGGGATGCAAGTTGGCCGAGGAATGGCCATGGAATCTCACTCAGACAGTTTCTGTGGCTGAAGATGGGAGTCACCAACTCCACACCCTATCACACGGTGAAGGAATCGATTCTTCTCGTCTGACCAAATCAAACAGCAGCTCTGCTGTGGCACCTCTCTCTGGGAGACGACTGTGAGTGCTATTCCGTCAATTGATTGGAACCGTGGAGCCGCGTCGTGCGAAGCTGCTTCGCGGAGAAACCGTAAGTGGCACCGAACAAGTGGCGGTCGCGGAGCGGGACAACGCTGGGTCGCACGGAGGGTGAAGTTTCGGCTACGCGGAGTCTGCATCCGATTACGACACCACTTTACGTACCAAATTTTGGCTTACTTCGGAACCTACCTTTCACGTTATCAGGTGGCAGGGCAGGCGGATCCCATGCGGGCCCCAAACCACCGCGCAATCACAAGCCAAGTATGTGAGCCGAGTAGTTAAGCCTGGTGAATTTTCTCTTCAAATTTCGCACTGTTATCTTCTAATGGTGGTGTTCTTCCTTAGTATAATACAAGTTGTTGGATATTTCAACGCGGTTGATACTTCAATCATGGTATTTTGGTCATTGTCAAGACAAAAGTAGAAGTGGTCTTCGCACACAAAGATTGGAACAAGAGGCTTGCTCTTATCAGATTAATACAAAGAATTAGTGGACtataaagaagaacaaaaagcCAACCATATAATAAacaggaagaagaagagcaaatGAACAGGTTTGACGGAAACAAGGTATGTGGACATCGATGGCTCGACCACCACCAACAAGTGACCAGCCAACCTCcaccacttctctctctctctctctctctctcgccctatatatatatatatatatatatatatatatatatatacggacGACCCTTCTTGGCTCAAACTCCAAGAAGCATCTCTTGGTCGGACATCTGAATAGACGCTGCTCTCCCCTGCAGCAATATCTTGGCTTTCCTTGCCGCGACCAGTAGATCCCGGAGATGAAGCAGCGGCAGGCCTGCGAACTCTGCGGCGGCGAGGCGGCGATCTTCTGCCAGCCGGACGCCGCCTTCCTCTGCTGGGCCTGCGACGCATCCGTGCACGGCGCCAACTTCCTCGTGGCCCGCCATGTCCGCTGGGTGGCCTGTGGCTCATGCCACTCCCTCGACTCTTGCCGCCGGGTCTCCGGCCCCGCCCCGCGGTTGGTCCGGTCCCTCTGCCCCTCCTGCGACCCCGATCACTCCCCTCCCTCGCCCTCCCACCAGGCTGCCTCTTCTTACACTAGCTCgtgcctctccacctcagagcccaCCTCCGAGTCGACGGCGGGGCCACCGGCAGAGAAGCCCGCCGCTGCCCGACGGGCGACAGTGAAACGGCGGCGAGGAGTGGTGGACGAGAGGGTGGAGTGGTTCCTGCTAGGCTGGGGCCGGAGGATGGGGCTGCGAAGCCGCAGGCCGTGCGTCAAAGCGGCTGCACGCGTGGCTGCCGCGTGCGAGGAGTTGACCGCGGCCCTGCCACTACGGGTGTCCCTCGCGGCCGCACTATGGCTCGCCATCAAGCTCCCCGAGGACGAGGCGTCGTCAGCGAGGGGCCGAGGTGCAGCGCTCCGGCGGCTGGAGGTTTGCTCTGGCGTGCCCGCGAGGCTCATCCTCGCCGCCGAGTCGCGGATCGCCGGGCGCGTCCGAGTCGCGAAGGAGGGCTGGGCCGAGTGCCCATAGCCGAAGGATTATAGCCACGAGTTCATTCTTACTCTTATGCACACCCCCAGCTTCCTTTTTATTTGAAGGGAACATATGGTTACAAGAGATGTAATTGCTTGATATTGATGTTTGCAGTTAAGCTCTAATCATTCAGAAATTTTTGTCGTCCAGCTGAGTTAAAATTATCCGTACTAACTAATGTATGTGCATTGGTTATATACATATCTGAGAAGAGATTAAAAAGAGGATTAAGATAATAAACTCACATTAATAGAAACTAATAAGATAATAAACTAATTGTACTCATCAAAGCGTATCCGTTGTAGTCTAGTTGGTTAGGATACTCGGCTCTCACCCGAGAGACCCGGGTTCGAGTCCCGGCAACGGAAAcacttttctattttttttataattctgaTTGTTTCTCTGTTCATTGCAGCCCCAAATTAGTACttactgatttttttttatttcattatattatgCAAAAACTTTGGGCAGTCaagattttgaaaataatttcattccaataaaaataaatttcaaaaagaaaaagattctatgaaagctttatatatatatatatatgtatgtatgtatatggaaTGAGGAACTTCTTTTTGTTCATGAGTCATATGCCATCAATTCAAGCCAACTTAGCAGCAGAATGAAATGGTGAGGTAGAGTATCATCAAAGATTGGAGCCATAGAACTCCAAATGGTGAGGCAGAACGAGACCAATCATCTGTGTAATACAGATCATAGCAAGCATAGCAATATTCCATGATTCATTCATAAAAAATGCAGCTGCAATCCAAAATCTTCAATGTTTCTCTTATATATATGTTGATACTCATGAATTCCATTCTTCCTACATGCCCTCTCTTCGTATTTTTGCATTGCAGTACATGGTGAGGTAGAGTATCATCAAAGATTGGAGCCATAGAACTCCAAATGGTGAGGCAGAATGAGACCAATCATGTGTGTAATACAGATCATAGCAAGCATAGCAGTATTCCATGATTCATTCATAAAAAATGCGGCTGCAATCCAAAATCTTCAATGTTTCTCTTATATATATGTTGATACTCATGAATTCCATTCTTCCTACATGCCCTCTCTTCGTATTTTTGCATTGCAGTACATGGTGAGGTAGAGTATCATCAAAGATTGGAGCCATAGAACTCCAAATGGTGAGGCAGAATGAGACCAATCATGTGTGTAATACAGATCATAGCAAGCATAGCAGTATTCCATGATTCATTCATAAAAAATGCGGCTGCAATCCAAAATCTTCAATGTTTCTCTTATATATATGTTGATACTCATGAATTCCATTCTTCCTACATGCCCTCTCTTCGTATTTTTGCATTGCAGTACATGTTAACAGACTGACTTGGAACTTCTTGATTCCTCTATAAATTCTATACTTATGCCGGCAGTATTTGACCCCTTTACTTATTCACTTTCATGTCCTTCTGTTTCATCTGATAACCAAGTTTAGTTTTATTATTTGCATAGTCAAGCAGCTGCAACACCAGCTGAAATGACTAACGAAGAAGCATAGGGAGACGACGAGCATTCGTAGTTCTTCGGTGCTCCGGAGGCAAACTGCTCTCCGAGTTCATCATGTAGCATCTGCTGGCATCTGCATTCTTCACTGCAAAAGGCCTTCTCTCCTCTACAATTCAAAAACAAAACACCAAGAGAAAGATCTATTAGTACATTCTTTTAACCTACCAAATAATGCCTGCAAGCTGTATGCCAAAGAAAAGAACCTACCGAATATCATTAATAAATTTGGCTAATAAAATTTCCTCCCAATTAACTTGGAGGCATATTATGAGGCACATAATATCAACCACAGACTTCAGATTATGTACCAGAGAGGAGATCAACCAGATAGAAATAAGGCAGATTTAAACACATGTTTCAGAATTAAAGCCACGACAGCAGAATACAGAGTACAAACAAAATGCATAATCCATGAGAGAACTTCTCTTGAAAAAAATGGCATAACAGAAGTTCAAACTATTCGACCAAAATTCAGCATAATTTGTAATACCTGATGGTATGAATGACATGCAGCATAGCATGCTACATAGCCTTGAAGAATATTTAATATGCCACATCACTTCATGCTCCATACAAAAAGATTAAGATGCATAATCTATGATCTAGGTATTCAATTCTATTGTTTCTAATATAAGTATAATGATCCACATttgtccacaaaaaaaaaaaaaccctcattTGGCAGGTAGTCAAGTTTATACCAATCAACAATCCAGTTGCTACCCGCCTAGTATGAGAATATGATCATACGACATGTCTCAACACTAGTAACTTAAAACCGTTTCCTAAGCTTCATAACAGTTTGCCCCTCCATCACAAGTGGGGAGGACAAGCACCCTGCAGCAACTTCAGGCACAGTAACATTTTAAGGTTCTCTATTTTCAATCAACAATCAAAGCACATGTTGTTGATTAAAAGGACAAAAAGCAGAGATGCTCATACTTGTTGTTAGTTTATAATCTGAACTGAATGTTTAGAATAGTGAGTGACAGAGAGAGAATATCCCAacatgaataataattttaactaaCTCTGCAATTAGATTGTAACCTCCAAAGTTGATCGGCTTCGGGATTTTGTTCAACAAAGAAGAAAACTATCTAATGATGGGTATAGGAGAGGAGAGCACACATTTAGCAGCCTTATGGTTTAGTTTCCTTCatttaaatgtcttaaaatttttcTGAAAAGGAATCCTCTTCACAGATTCACGAACAATGCTGATCATCTCAACAAAATTTCTTCTCTTCAATTAAAAAAATGGAATTAAAAATTTCAACTACGGTACTCGTGTGTACTGAACTACGTACACGGTACAATATTATGAAGGCAACAACTTTCCTTTTTGACAACTATCAATTCAATAAAAATCAGAAACTATACAAGTTCAGCTAATGATGCTTGCTAACTTGGAATAATGGAatctatgtcaaatcaaaatcccTATCTTGTTTGGTTGTTCTCGttgattattggaagagaagcaTCCACAGACCAATTAACAACAGTAAGTGATTCTTTGGTTATAAATTTAGATGAACAAGCTTTGGTGAAAAGGAAAGAGAATTGATTGTGACCAATGATGTCAGGAAGATGCTATGCCTATGTTACCAAATCAGGATGAGTTCTAGAAAGATTACAGCAAGGGAATAATCCCATAGCATCAATTGCTAAAATATCCAAAATCTCTCAATTGCCCCATGATATGTAAGCACAATTAATTTGAAAATGTTTATAACATCGATAGCTTGTCCTTATGATCAAATCTGAATAACCCCATAATAAGGACGAATCAACTCCAATAAGACACAAACCAAAAGTAAAACAACTGATAAGAGTTTTTCTTTGTAACGCTATTGACCAAGACCAAAATTAAGTGTCCCAGGAACATGTCCTAATATGAAAAAGGTGAAACAATTGATCACAGGCTGGAAAAGTGCCATGACATACGGTTACTCGATTGATCAGAGTTCACATTCAGGCTACAGTAAGGAGAATTTTTGACACAAGTACTCACTCTACATTGCATTTGAGGACTAAATAGATAGAAGTTACCACACACATTTATACCTTCACCAAAATATAAAGACTTAGCGTGCCGAATGCatgatataaatacatatatacatggatGTATGTTTGGCTCACATGCATGCATGTCAAGCCCATGGATTTAATAATGTCAAGGGAGCATTACATGTTCTTAAATCACCAGCAGGaagaagaatgaaacaaaaaaaggaaaaaaaactgaTATTATAACCAGAAATTGATTCAACATCAGCATGTGTATGATGACAGGCCCTGATGCCCCCACCATCACCTCAAAAATGGTTCTTATTCCACATAATCAACAAAAACTTCCAAAGATCGCAGCTTTGATATCCGACATTATTCAACAACCCCAAAATTTATGCATCAGAACAAATAGAAAGGATGAGGAAGAAAAGAGATCGACGATTACCTGTACATGTAAACGTCCATGCCATCGAGTTTCTTCTTGCAGAGGAAGCAGCACCTCAGGAATTCCGCTACCACAAAGGGCGGGTCCGCTAgccccggcggcggcggcggaggaggctcGAAAAGGAGGCCATCGTCGCCAAAGTAGACCCTTTTCTTCACCCTGTTCCCCCCCAGGTGCGAGATCACACAAGTGTAGCTCTCGGAGAGCTCCATGTCCTCCCCCACCTCCCCCTCCTTCGGTGCGCCAGTCCTCAGCCCGGGTTTCGTCACCACGGCGCCGATCGGGACCGGGTCCGACCGGGCCAGGCCCGCAGCCGGCTCCTCGGATGCGGCGCTCATGGCGGCCACGATGGCGAGGCCGACGGCGCCGTCGCCTGCGGCGAAGCTCCGGGGGGACCGAGCGGCAGTGGCCGGCCGGGAATTGGAGTGGCGATCGTGTGCGGcgtcggcggcggaggaggaggagtcgcTGAAGCCCACGGAAAGAGCGAGCTTTAGAACGTAGTGCTTCTTCTGGTCGCCGGAATCGGCCATGGCCGCGTCTTAGTCTTCCTTTTATcccaagaaaaggaaaagagagatCTTTGAAGGAGTtggcaatctctctctctctctctctctatatatatatatatatatgtagactaATGTACTTCCTCTTAACACAGAGGAGATGAAGGGAAGGGAGGAGGGGTGAAGTAAATAGTACGCTCGCTCCGTCTCGCTCTCtccacacacaccctctctctAGAATGAGCGTTGGGGGATTGGAGAGAATAAATAGGAAGCACATCAtgagaaatgaaaagaaaaatggtGGCATTGTGGGGTCAATCCTTGTCATTTTAATCATGGGGGTGTGTGAATATTCTCTGGAATTATGGGGACTAAAAAAACAAATGGTGGGcccaaagctctctctctctctgcttttgGGGTGCTATGCATGGGGCCCCGTATGGGTTTCTCCATGCATTTCAGTTTCATTTTGTCCTTTTTCACTTGACACAGCTTCTACCATCctctgtttctttttcttttaatgattATTTCGGTATTAATGATATGAAGAGagtttaaaataaaaacaaaattacaaaaaatagtaaaataaatatttaaatacttttATTTAATTGATCGATGTAACGATTAGTTGAGATATTACCatcttactattattattattatttgcttgattaatgatatttttaaaaaacttCTTTTAACAAGTAGATGTGCCAcagttttattttgaaataaaaaaatgttCAGCATATATTCTTTACTAAATTGGCTCACATAAACTGCATAAATGTAGATGACAAAGAACTCTTTAGTATGGTTAGGATGCAACAACATGAAAATTATACccttcataaaatatatatatatataatgttttggCTAAAGAATCAGAAATTTTGAAATCCCAAGAAAAATTAATCAATCATGTCAGTATGTTGTGTCTGGTTTGCTTAGAACATTTATATTGATTGAGGATGCATTGCAGGTCATTAAAGGTGCCCAGAACATAAATAATGAAATATCCAAACATGACTTTTATTTATTGGCATGTGCTTATTTTTTATTGTTAGGTTTCCATGGCATGTTAAATAGATTCAAGCATTTGTTGGTAATTTCTTTATTTGCTATACCTTTCATAATTGCACATCTCCACAATAAATTCACATTTATTACATCTTCAAAATGACAATGAAAAGAAAATCTGTAGATTATGGTTCTTTCTTGTCTTTGTTCTTCCTGAACACTAAAACATGATTATTTTCATTAGTTTGAATATATAAAAGAATTGCAGAAATCTTAGCATTAATTCACAGAAAATAGAAAATTTTCAGCATTAGTTTGATACTTTCTTCATAGAGTATCAATTCATCTTTTCTTATTTCAACCAAACTGTGTTGGTTTTTGTTTACATCCTTTTCAGATCTTAtccatcttttattttattttgaaatgcaggaaaaatatgaaaaaacatAGGTTGTCggagaaaatatctttttttttttttttaggttttctCGGATGATACTCGTTTTCGTCAATTCCGAACGGTCATCcttattttaaaaatcttaaaaatatcctcCAAGAGCTATTgtatttttctgtccaaatctaaaAGTTTTTCCACTAAttattcatattgtttttgttTTAAAATACTATATGGtgttttaaaaatactatattatgtttatatttcaaaaatacTATGGTATCGATATTTAGCTTAAAAATACTAGACAGGTTTTTTGAACcttactttaatttttttttttgataaaaacacTACCAGGTTAGTTCAAAAAcattatatagtatttttttaaaaaaacactatatattatttttgaaacaAATAACATTATATAGtgtaagtatttttaaaataaaaatactatatagtattttaaaacactatatagtgtttttaaattactatataatattttatgaataaaaataatCCATAAAATAATAGTCAAGATCTCCCGTGATAACAACAGCCAAGATCTCCCTAACGACATGATGAGATATCGTAAATCTGTTAAGAAAAATCTTCTTTATTGAGGAAAATTCTTCCTtctaaacatgtataaatataaagTA of the Musa acuminata AAA Group cultivar baxijiao chromosome BXJ3-2, Cavendish_Baxijiao_AAA, whole genome shotgun sequence genome contains:
- the LOC135631783 gene encoding B-box zinc finger protein 32-like, which translates into the protein MKQRQACELCGGEAAIFCQPDAAFLCWACDASVHGANFLVARHVRWVACGSCHSLDSCRRVSGPAPRLVRSLCPSCDPDHSPPSPSHQAASSYTSSCLSTSEPTSESTAGPPAEKPAAARRATVKRRRGVVDERVEWFLLGWGRRMGLRSRRPCVKAAARVAAACEELTAALPLRVSLAAALWLAIKLPEDEASSARGRGAALRRLEVCSGVPARLILAAESRIAGRVRVAKEGWAECP
- the LOC135631375 gene encoding FCS-Like Zinc finger 13-like; translation: MADSGDQKKHYVLKLALSVGFSDSSSSAADAAHDRHSNSRPATAARSPRSFAAGDGAVGLAIVAAMSAASEEPAAGLARSDPVPIGAVVTKPGLRTGAPKEGEVGEDMELSESYTCVISHLGGNRVKKRVYFGDDGLLFEPPPPPPPGLADPPFVVAEFLRCCFLCKKKLDGMDVYMYRGEKAFCSEECRCQQMLHDELGEQFASGAPKNYECSSSPYASSLVISAGVAAA